In Candidatus Poribacteria bacterium, the genomic stretch TGACTTTAAGCGCCGCCAGCGATTGGGTCAATTCTCTTCCCCTAGCATAGATTCCGGTTATCTCGTCGGTTTCTCTTTGAAGCGATTCCGCCCTTCTCAGGTCGCCGCTTACCGCCGCTTGGTAAAGCCTGCTGTACATATGCGGAACGACATTTCCCCCGCTTGGGACGATACCGCTTGATCCGAGCGATAATCCTCTAAATGAAAGCGGGCTTGATCCGACGAGATGGGAGAAATCCTCCCTATCACGCCACATCTCAAGCGATCTCTCAAGCCTCGCCTCATCTCCTTCCGAATCCTTAAGGCCTATTATCCTGGGATGGTAGCTCAGCTTTTCGATCACCTCAAGGGGAATGGAGATGTGGGTGGTGGAGGGGATGTTATAGAGTATCAGGGGACCAGATATCGCATCGGCTAAAGCCTCATAATATCTGAGCATATGTTCTGGGGTCAGGGGGTAATAGTGAGGCAGATGGGCTACCACCGCTTCAATACCCATATCGAAGTATCTGTTAGCTAGATCGACCGACGTGGCGAAACAATTTCCGGATATGCCCGCATAGACCGGACTCCTATCGCCAACCTTGTCCAACACCGCTTTCACAAGGGGAATCTTCTCCGAATCGGGTATTGAGGCGGATTCCCCCGTCGTTCCCAGCAGGAAAACCTTGGTGCCTCCCTCGACGAGATACTCCGCCACCCTCCCGGCGGCATCCAAGTCAATCTTTCCTTCTTCGGTGAAGGGAGTTATCATGGGGACTATGACACCCCTGCATCTTTTCACCCTATCCATACCCATCGGTGGATCCTCCCATGGATTTATGACGCCTTGAACGGTAAGCTCCCCGGGGTTGTTCCTGTAACCAGTTCAACTATAATCTCCTTCCATAACCATTGTTTTTCATCTCGATGTCGGAAATAGCTGTAACCGGTTACAGATGCTATAATATATAACAAGGCGGGTGGGAAGTCAAGGGCGTGAGGTTTCCCCTCGGAACTTGAGGATTATGCTCGCCTGAGCGATCCAGCCCAGAAGGATCACGATGGAGGCCAGATGGAAAGCCGCCTTCAGGGCTATCTTCTGGGCCACAAGGCCCGCCAGAAGCGGTCCAAGGGTGAAGGCCGATCCGACCAGCATCTCATGAACGCCCGCATTTGCCCCTTTGGATTCAGTGGCTGAGAGGACATATAGCAGGCTCGATGCATAGGTCATTCCACGTCCCAGCCCCTGCAACAGCATCCCAAACGCATACGTCGATCGCTCTCCGCCGAATCCCAGGAGGAGCATTCCCACCAGTGAGACGCCCTCGAAGGCGAATATCGGCGTCATCCTGTAATGCCAGATCGACGTGCGCGAGAGGATGAAGAAGGTTATCCCCTGGCCGACGTTTATCAGCGAGAGCAAAACCCCTATGATCCCATCCGGTATCCCCTCCACTCTGGCAACTTTGGGAAACATGTTAGACGTGGCAGCGCCGGAGAAGAAGAGGACGAAATTGGCGATCCAGGCCACATAGAGGAATTTCAACCTTCCCCTCAGATCAGGCAGAGAGACCTTTTTCCTCATGTCCTCCTCTCCTACGGAGGTCACCTTCGCTGGGCAGCCCCTCAATCTCAGCGAGAGATAGCTCAACGTCAGGAAGATCAAACCGCCCAGGAACCTGAAGACGGAGCGCGGGCCGAAGGCCATCAGATATCCTCCCACGGCCGATCCGGATATTATCCCCATCGTCCATCCGAGGTTGAAAAAACCCATCCGTCTGTTCGTCCCGCCCGGATCGGCCTCCTCATGTAGGAAGGTCTCAAAGACCGGCCAGAAGAAGGCGCTCCCCAACCCGCTCAGGAGGTTAAGCATGATCAGATCCCTCACAGATCCGGAGAAACTGTACCCTATTATCACGGCGCCGTATATCGACAGGCCAAAGATCAGGAACAGCCTCCGCGGCCCTCTATCGGCCAATCTCCCCGAGATGAAGGAGGCGAACGAATAGACGATCCCCCACGAAAACCCCAACAATCCAAGCTGAAACGGCGTCGCGCCTAAGTTCTGAGCGAACAGGTTGATCAATATGGCGCTCGCCGCTATGGTGAGATCTATCAGATAGGGGATGGCCAGAAAGTCGAAATTCCCCATCTCTCCTCTCCCAGATAGATCAGATGAGAGGGACATCGACAATCGCTCGAGCCGAATCCCGGCACCACCACATAAGCACCGAATAGGGATAGGGTCTGCAGGTTCAGCTCACACTCAATCCTCTCATCCGTCCAGATCTCATGTACACCCACAACCTTTGCCCTCTCGAGGAGGTAATCCACATGCCATCTGAGCTTTTTGTCAGATCTCAGATGTCTGGACACCCTTCCCTCCACTCCGGACATAGCGCTTCCGGTGTAGATGTAATATCCGGCTGGGAAGTGGAAGGTGCCAAGCCGGCCGATCCGGATCAATTCATCCCTATCGAGGCGTATCAGAAGTTGATAGACTCCCCTGATCATCCCTCATAGCTCGGCGACCGCTTCCATCTCCGCCCTGTGTTCGGCCGGCCTGCCCTCGGCGGAGAGGAACCTGTAGTTGAACCTCAAAAGCACGTCCGTCACCTTATACGCCTGATAATCGGC encodes the following:
- a CDS encoding MFS transporter; the protein is MGNFDFLAIPYLIDLTIAASAILINLFAQNLGATPFQLGLLGFSWGIVYSFASFISGRLADRGPRRLFLIFGLSIYGAVIIGYSFSGSVRDLIMLNLLSGLGSAFFWPVFETFLHEEADPGGTNRRMGFFNLGWTMGIISGSAVGGYLMAFGPRSVFRFLGGLIFLTLSYLSLRLRGCPAKVTSVGEEDMRKKVSLPDLRGRLKFLYVAWIANFVLFFSGAATSNMFPKVARVEGIPDGIIGVLLSLINVGQGITFFILSRTSIWHYRMTPIFAFEGVSLVGMLLLGFGGERSTYAFGMLLQGLGRGMTYASSLLYVLSATESKGANAGVHEMLVGSAFTLGPLLAGLVAQKIALKAAFHLASIVILLGWIAQASIILKFRGETSRP
- a CDS encoding dihydrodipicolinate synthase family protein, which encodes MGMDRVKRCRGVIVPMITPFTEEGKIDLDAAGRVAEYLVEGGTKVFLLGTTGESASIPDSEKIPLVKAVLDKVGDRSPVYAGISGNCFATSVDLANRYFDMGIEAVVAHLPHYYPLTPEHMLRYYEALADAISGPLILYNIPSTTHISIPLEVIEKLSYHPRIIGLKDSEGDEARLERSLEMWRDREDFSHLVGSSPLSFRGLSLGSSGIVPSGGNVVPHMYSRLYQAAVSGDLRRAESLQRETDEITGIYARGRELTQSLAALKVMMSELGLCKPWVLPPILPLSEKEREKIREEMIRFGLIKFPSYYIERGIIGDSR
- a CDS encoding GIY-YIG nuclease family protein; translation: MIRGVYQLLIRLDRDELIRIGRLGTFHFPAGYYIYTGSAMSGVEGRVSRHLRSDKKLRWHVDYLLERAKVVGVHEIWTDERIECELNLQTLSLFGAYVVVPGFGSSDCRCPSHLIYLGEERWGISTFWPSPI